A window of Psychromonas sp. CNPT3 contains these coding sequences:
- the queA gene encoding tRNA preQ1(34) S-adenosylmethionine ribosyltransferase-isomerase QueA codes for MKVADFSFQLPEQLIARYPTPERSASRLLSLEGNSGQLQHLHFHNILDLIKKDDLLIFNDTRVIPARLFGIKAETGGKIEVLVERVLDEKRFLAHVRSSKSPKPGCKLLLENSIDAVMVKREGPLFEIQIDHPTSVLEVLESIGHMPLPPYIDRPDEDADKERYQTVYNKNPGAVAAPTAGLHFDQAILDKLQAKGIDFAFVTLHVGAGTFQPVKVDNILDHKMHSELAQVSQQVIDKIIAAKARGGRIIAVGTTSVRSIESAAKASIGQGLALAPYCAETDIFIYPGYKFQLIDAMLTNFHLSESTLLMLVSAFAGKDNIDNAYQQAIKEEYRFFSYGDAMFITKKD; via the coding sequence ATGAAAGTAGCAGACTTTTCTTTTCAATTACCCGAGCAGTTAATTGCGCGCTATCCAACACCTGAGCGTAGTGCAAGTCGATTACTCTCTTTAGAGGGTAATAGTGGACAATTACAACATCTGCATTTTCACAATATATTAGATCTTATTAAAAAAGATGATTTGTTGATTTTTAATGATACGCGCGTGATCCCCGCACGTTTATTTGGTATTAAAGCCGAAACCGGCGGTAAAATAGAGGTGTTAGTGGAGCGTGTTTTAGATGAGAAACGCTTCCTCGCGCATGTGCGTAGTTCGAAATCACCAAAGCCAGGTTGTAAATTGTTGTTAGAAAATAGCATTGATGCCGTCATGGTGAAACGTGAGGGGCCTCTTTTTGAAATTCAGATAGATCATCCAACCTCAGTGCTTGAGGTGTTAGAAAGCATTGGTCATATGCCTTTACCTCCTTATATTGACAGACCCGATGAGGATGCAGATAAAGAGCGTTATCAGACGGTTTATAATAAAAATCCGGGCGCCGTTGCAGCGCCTACCGCAGGCTTACACTTTGATCAAGCGATCTTAGATAAACTACAGGCAAAAGGCATCGATTTTGCTTTTGTTACGTTGCATGTGGGGGCGGGAACCTTTCAGCCTGTAAAAGTAGATAATATTTTAGATCATAAGATGCACAGTGAATTAGCCCAAGTATCACAACAAGTGATTGATAAAATAATAGCAGCTAAAGCACGTGGTGGACGTATTATTGCGGTTGGCACAACGTCTGTACGCTCTATCGAAAGTGCGGCGAAAGCAAGTATTGGCCAAGGTCTCGCATTAGCGCCTTACTGCGCAGAGACAGATATATTTATTTACCCCGGTTATAAATTTCAACTAATAGATGCCATGTTGACGAATTTCCATTTATCCGAATCAACCTTATTGATGTTGGTAAGCGCCTTTGCGGGCAAAGACAATATTGATAACGCATATCAACAGGCAATTAAAGAAGAATATCGATTTTTTAGTTATGGCGATGCAATGTTCATTACTAAAAAAGATTAA